The genomic region GCCTTCCCGTCCACGAGCTGGATGGCGCCCTCGGCGCAGGACGGGATGCACTGCCCGCAGCCGTCGCACTTCGCTTCGTCGATCTGCACGATCTTCCGGATCATCGGCTCTCCTCGCCCGGCCCCCCCGGCGGGGCGTCCTTTTCTCATTTTCTGCGGCAGAGGAGCAAGTCCGCCAGGAGCCCCGCCCCGAGCGCGCCGCCGCAGCTCGCCGCCACGCCGGGCCAGCCCGCCCGCTGCCAGGCGTGGCCCGGCAGCACCGAGCCGAGCGTCCCGCCGAGGTAGTAGAACGTGAGGTAGAGCGCGCTGGCGCCCCCCTTGGCCTCCCGCGCGGTCCGGTTCACGAAGGCCGGCGCCACCGCCTGCGCGGTGAACATGCCGAGGCAGAGCACCACGAGGCCGAGCACCACCAGGGCGAGCGGCCGGGCGAGCGTCAGCGCCACGCCGGCTCCGGCGACCACGAACCCGGCGGCGATGAGGGCGCGCGAGGGGACCCGGGCCGCGAGCCTCCCCGCCACCGGCGAGACCAGCACGCCGGCCAGGTAGACCACGTAGACGCTCGAGACCAGCGCGGTCGAGAGGTGGTACGGCGCCGCGGTGAGCCGGTACGGCAGGTAGGTGAAGACGCCGATGAAGGCGAAGAAGAGCGCGAACGCGACCAGGAAGCCGCCCAGGAGCGGCGGGTCGGCGAGGTGGCGCGCCATCCCGCGGAGGGCGGCGAGCCAGCCCGGACCACCCCGGTGCTCCTTCCTCGGCAGCTCGCGGGCGAGCCCGAGCGCGCCCGCCAGCGTCACCGCGCCGAAGAGCACGAAGGCGGCGCGCCAGCCGGCCGCCGCCGCGACCATCCCGCTGCCCACCCGCCCGAGGAGGCCGCCGGCCACGCTCGCGGCGATGACGCCCCCCACCACCGGCGCGAGCTCGGCGGGCGGCAGCTCGTCCCCGCAGAGCGCCACCGAGACGGCGGTGACCCCCGGGATGAGCAGCCCCTGCGCCGCCCGGAGCGCGAGGAGCTGCGGGAAGGTGCGGGTGAGGGCGCAGCCGAAGGTGGGCACGGCGAGGAGGAGCGCCGTCCCGACCATCACCCGGCGACGGCCGAGCGCGTCCGAGAGCGGGCCGTAGACGAGCGACCCGAGCGCGATGGCGAGCACCACCGCCGACACGCTCTCCCCGGCCTGCGCCGGGGTGAGCCCGTACTCCGTCGAGAGGAGCGGGAGCACGGGCTGGGTCACGTACATGTCCGAGTAGACCGCCACCGTGACGAGGTAGAGGGCCCAGACCCAGCGCCGGCGCTCCTCGGTCCCGCGGAGGGCGGCGCCCGGGGGCGCGGAGCTCGGCCGTCCCTGGTACACGGCCGGTCGCCTAGGCGGTCTCGATGCTCGCCGCCTGCTGCAGCCCGAGCTCCTCGATGGCCAGCTCCCGCATCTTGTACTTCTGGATCTTGCCGGTGACCGTCATCGGGAAGCCGTCACAGAACTTCCAGTACCTCGGGATCTTGTAGGTCGCGATCTTGCCCTTGCAGAAGGCGCGCAGCTCCTCGCCGGTCGCCTGGTAGCCGGGCCGGAGCTTCACCCACGCCATGAGCTCCTCACCGTACTTCGCGTCGGGGACGCCGATCACCTGCACGTCGGCGACCGCTGGGAGCGTGTAGAGGAACTCCTCCACCTCGCGCGGGAAGATGTTCTCGCCGCCGCGCAGCACCATGTCCTTGATGCGGCCGACGATCTTCACGTAGCCGTCCTCGTCGATGGTGGCGAGGTCGCCGGTGTGCATCCAGCGGGCCTGGTCGATCGCCTCGCGGGTGGCGCCGGGGTTGTTCCAGTAGCCGAGCATCACCGAGTAGCCGCGGGTGCAGAGCTCGCCGGGGACGCCGCGCGGCACGATCTTGCCGGTGGCCGGGTCCACGATCTTGATCTCCGTGTGCGGGTGGATGGTCCCCACCGTCGAGACCCGCTTCTCGAGCGGGTCGTCGGGGCGGCTCTGGGTGGACACCGGCGAGGTCTCGGTCATCCCGTAGCAGATGGTGACCTCGCGCATGTTCATGTCCTTCTGGACGCGCTTCATCACCTCCACCGGGCAGGGCGAGCCGGCCATGATGCCGGTGCGGAGGGAGGAGAAGTCGAAGGACCGGAACTCGGGGTGGTCGAGCTCCGCGATGAACATGGTCGGCACGCCGTAGAGCGCGGTGCAGCGCTCCTGCTGCACGGTGCGCATGACCGTCGCCGGGTCGAAGCTCTCACCGGGCAGGACCATCGCGGCCCCGTGGGTGGTGCAGGCCATGTTGGCGAGGACCATGCCGAAGCAGTGGTAGAAGGGCACCGGGATGCAGACCCGGTCCCGCTCGGTGTAGCGCAGCGTCTCGCCGATGAAGAAGCCGTTGTTGAGGATGTTGTGGTGCGAGAGCGTGGCGCCCTTGGGGAACCCGGTGGTGCCGCTCGTGTACTGGATGTTGATGGGGTCGTCGAACTGGAGCTCCTTCTCGCGCCGGGCGAGCTCCTCCTCCGAGAGCCGGAGGGCGTCGGCGCGCAGCGAGCCCCACTCGTCGTCGATGACGATCACCTGGCGCAGGGTGTCCACCTTGAGCCGCACCGCGCGGACCATGGCGAGGTAGTCGGCGTTGCGGAAGCTGCGGGAGCAGAGGAGCGTCGAGAGCTCCGACTGCTTCACCACGTACTCGAGCTCGTGCTCGCGGTAGGCCGGGTTCACGTTCACGAGGACGGCGCCGATGCGGGCGCTCGCGTACTGCACCACCACCCACTCGAACCGGTTCTGGGCCCAGATGCCGACCCGGTCGCCCTTCTTGACGCCGCGGTACATGAGGGCCCGCGCGATGAGGCCGGTCTCCTCCCAGAGCTGCCGGTAGGTGAAGCGGCGCTGCTGGAAGGGGACCACCAGCGCCTCGGCCTCGGGGACCCGCTCGGCGGTGCGGCGCAGGTTCTCGCCGATGGTCTCGCCGAGCAGCGGCAGGGTGCTCGCGCCGTTGAGGTAGGACGGGACGCTCATGGGGGCCTCCAGGGGAAAGCGGAAAGCGAAAAAGGCGCCATCCTAGCGAAGGCTCGCTCGTCGCGTCCATTTCCCCCGGCGAGGCGGGCCGAACACCCCCGGGCTGCTACGGGATTCCCTCCGGGCCGCGCGGCGCGTGCTGCCGCACCTCCACCGCCCGGTTCTCCTCGCGCGCCGCCTCGCGCTGCGCCTCGAACTCCTCTTCCCGGGGATCGCGCGCGCCCCGAGCCGCGCCCGCGTCCTCCGGCTCGGGCGCGATCGCCTGCGAGGCTTCGACCGCCCCCGGCCCGGCGCCCGTCCCCGGCTCCCCGGCGAGGAGCGCCCGCCCCTGCGCCTGATCGAGCCGCGCCGAGCGGCGCGCGCCCGCCACCTCCGGCGCCCGCAGCCAGAGCCGCCAGAGCGCCCAGCCGGCCGCCCAGAGCCCGGCGAGCCGGAAGATCCCGCGCCCGAGCGCGGCCCCCAGCGCGCCGCCCACCGCGATCGGCAGGAGCCCCCAGTCCGCCGCGCGCGCGCTCACGGCTCCTCCCCCTCCCGCACCCGCGGCTGCGGCGGGCGCTCGCCCGGCCGCCCGTCCTGCTCCTCGGGACCGCGGTGCTCCACGCCACCGCTGTCGCCGGCCTCGCTGCCCTCGAACTCGCGCTCGGCCTCGCGCCGCATGCCCTTCATGAGGTCGCGCGGGTCGTTCGCGTCCCGGCTCGTCGCCATGTGGCCTCCTCTCCCCAACCATGGCGGCGCGCGACGCCACCGGCAGCGCCAGGGCGAGCGGCCGGCGTCCCCCTTGCCCGGAGGGGCACGTTGGATGCAAACTCCGCCGCCCGACATGACCGACGTCAACCCGACCGCCGCCGCCACCGAGCCCGACAGCGCCCATCCCCAGGCCGATACCGCCTCCGCCGCCGTCGCGCCGCCGCCCGCGAAGAAGAAGCCGGTGCGCCGGAAGGGCGATCGAGCGCAGGTGTTGCGCCGCGCGGTGCAGCTCGCCTTCCTGGCGCTCAACGTCTGGATCGGCGTCCAGTTCTACCTGTTCGTCCGCTTCTTCGAGACGGGCGGGGCGTCCACCTGGGCGACGCGGCCGGCGGGCGTGGAGGGCTGGCTGCCCATCGCCGGGCTCATGAACCTGAAGGCCCTGCTGCTCACCGGCTCCATGCCGGAGCTCTACCCGGCCGGCCTGGTGCTCTTCCTCGCCTTCCTCGCCATCTCGATCGTCTTCCGGAAGGCCTTCTGCAGCTGGCTCTGCCCCGTCGGCACGCTCTCCGAGGCGCTCTGGAAGGCGGGCCGGCGCCTGCTCGGCCGCAGCTTCCTCCTGCCGCGCTGGCTCGACCTGCCGCTGCGCGGCCTCAAGTACCTCCTGCTCGCCTTCTTCCTGAAGACCGTCTTCGTGGACATGCCGCTCTTCGCGGTGCAGGCGTTCTTCCAGAACCCCTACGGCCTCACGCTCGACCTGAGGATGCTCGACTTCTTCCGGCACATGGGCGGGACCGCGGCGGCGGTGGTGGGCGCGCTCGCCGTCGCCTCGCTGCTGGTCCCCAACTTCTGGTGCCGCTACGCCTGCCCCTACGGCGCGTTCATGGGGCTCGCCGGCTGGCTCTCGCCGCTCCGCATCCGGCGCGATCCCGACCCGTGCATCGACTGCGGCAAGTGCGCCAAGGTCTGCCCGTCGCGGCTGCCGGTGGACGTGAAGCTGAACGTGCTGAGCCCCGAGTGCACCGGCTGCCTCGAGTGCGTCAGCGCCTGCCCGGTGCAGGGCGCGCTCGACCTCGCCGCCCCGGTCCGCCGGCGCGTGCCGGCCTGGGTCGTGGCGGCCGGCGTGGCCGGCCTCTTCCTCGCCTTCGTCGGCGTCGCGAAGCTCACCGGCCACTGGGACGGCGCGCTGCCGGCCGAGGCCTGGTGGGATCTCGTGCGGACGAGCGCGGGGGCGGCGCACCCGTAGGCGCGCCCCGCCCGCTCAGGCGAAGGTGACGAGCAGGTCCTCCTTCTCCACCCGCCCGCCCTCCTTCACCCGGACCTCGGCCACCTTGCCGTCGGCCCGCGCCTTCACGCTGGTCTCCATCTTCATGGCCTCGGTGACGAGGAGCAGATCGCCGGCCTTCACCGCGTCGCCCGGCTTGACCGCGAGCTTCACCACCTTGCCCGGCATGGGCGCGCCGACCTGCCGCGGATCTCCCCTGGCCGCCTTCACCCGGGCCTCGCCCTTCACCGCCGCCGAGGCGTCCGGGACGGTGACCGCCCGCTGCTCGCCGTTGAGCTCGAAGTAGAGCTCGCGGGTGCCGTCCTTCTGGAGCGGGCCCACGTTGGTGAGCTTCACGATGAGCGTCTTGCCCGGCTCGATCTCGATCGAGGTCTCCTGCCCCGGCGCGAGCCCGTAGAAGAAGATCGGCGTCGGGACCACCGAGGTGTCGGAGAAGGCCTGCCGGTGCCGCACCAGCTCGGGGTGGACCTGCGGGTAGAGCAGGTACGAGAGGAGCTGCTCGTCGTCGAGCTTCTCCCCCACCCTGGCCTCGCCCTCGGCCCGCGCCGCCTCCAGGTCGGCCGGCGGAAGCAGCTCGCCGGGGCGGCAGGTGATCGGCTCCTGCCCCTTGAGGATCGCCTGCTGCACCTCGGGCGGGAAGCCGCCGTGCGGCTGCCCCAGCATCCCCTTCATCATCCCCACCACCGACTCGGGGAAGGTGAGCTCGGCGGCCCGCGGCACCACGTCGCTCACGTCGAGGTCGTTCTTCACCAGGAACATGGCCATGTCGCCCACCACCTTGGAGCTGGGCGTGACCTTGACGATGTCGCCGAAGAGCAGGTTCACCTTCCGGTACATCTCCTTGCACTCCTCCCAGCGGTCGAGCAGCCCCAGCCCCGCCACCTGCGGCCGGAAGTTGGAGTACTGGCCGCCCGGGATCTCGTGCCGGTAGACCTCGGTGGTGCCGCTCTTGAGCCCCGACTCGAAGGGCGCGTAGTGCTCGCGGACCGCCTCCCAGTAGGCGGCGAGCGACTCCAGCCCGCGCAGGTCGAGGCCGGGGTCGCGCTCGCTGCCGGCCAGCGCCGCGACCAGCGCCTCCAGGGAGGGCTGCGAGGTCACGCCGGAGAGCGGCGAGAGCGCCGCGTCCACCACGTGCACCCCGGCCGCCGCCGCCTCGAGCAGCGTCGCCCCGCCGTTCCCGGAGGTGTCGTGGGTGTGGAGGTGGATGGGGAGCCCCACCTCCTCGCGCAGGGCGCGGACGAGCTTGCGGGCCGCGAGCGGCTTGAGGAGCCCCGCCATGTCCTTGATGGCGAGGAGGTGGGCGCCCATCCGCTCCAGCTCCTTCGCCAGCCCCACGTAGTAGCCGAGCGGGTACTTGTCCCGCTTCGGGTCGGTGAGGTCGCCGGTGTAGCAGACGGCGGCCTCCAGCACCGCCCCGCTCCGGCGCACCGCCTCGGCGGCCACCGTCATGCCGCGGGTCCAGTTGAGCGAGTCGAAGACCCGGAACACGTCCACGCCCGAGGCCGCCGCCTGCTCCACGAACCGGCGCACCACGTTGTCGGGGTAGTTGGTGTAGCCCACCGCGTTCGAGCCGCGGAGCAGCATCTGGAAGAGCACGTGGGGGATGGCGGCCCGCAGCCGGCGCAGCCGGTCCCACGGGTCCTCGCGCAGGAAGCGCATCGCCACGTCGAAGGTGGCCCCGCCCCAGAGCTCGAGCGAGAAGAGCCCCGCCTCGAGGCGGGCGGTGGCCGGCGCCGCGCGGAGCAGGTCGTAGCTGCGCATGCGCGTGGCGAGCAGCGACTGGTGCGCGTCGCGCATCGTGGTGTCGGTGAGGAGCAGGCGCCCCTGCGCCTTCACCCATCGCGCCAGCCCCTCCGGCCCCTCGGCGCGCAGCACGTCGCGCGTCCCCTGGGGCGGCGGCCGGGTCAGGTCCACCTTCGGGAGCGGCGGCTCGCGCAGGGCCGCGCTCTCGAGCTTGCGGGCCACGCCCGGCGAGCCGTTCACGGTGACGTCGCCGAGGAAGGCGAGGAGCTTGCTGCCGCGGTCCTGCCGCCCCTTCACCGTCAGGAGCTCCGGGTGCTGGTCGATGAAGGAGGTGTCGCAGCGCCCGGCCAGGAAGTCCGGGTGGGTGACGGTGTTCTCGAGGAACGGGATGTTGGTCTTCACCCCGCGCACCCGGAACTCGATGAGCGAGCGGTGCATCACCGCCGCCGCCGCCGGGAAGGTGAGCCCCCAGGTGCTGAGCTTCACCAGCAGGGAGTCGTAGTGCGGCGTGATCTGCGCGCCGGTATAGGCGCTGCCGGCGTCGAGCCGCACCCCGCAGCCGCCCGGGCTGCGGTAGGCCTTGAGCGTGCCGAGGTCGGGCGCGAAGCCGTTCTGCGGGTCCTCGGTGGTGATGCGGCACTGGATGGCGTAGCCGCGCCGCTGCACCGCCGCCTGG from Anaeromyxobacter paludicola harbors:
- a CDS encoding MFS transporter, with translation MYQGRPSSAPPGAALRGTEERRRWVWALYLVTVAVYSDMYVTQPVLPLLSTEYGLTPAQAGESVSAVVLAIALGSLVYGPLSDALGRRRVMVGTALLLAVPTFGCALTRTFPQLLALRAAQGLLIPGVTAVSVALCGDELPPAELAPVVGGVIAASVAGGLLGRVGSGMVAAAAGWRAAFVLFGAVTLAGALGLARELPRKEHRGGPGWLAALRGMARHLADPPLLGGFLVAFALFFAFIGVFTYLPYRLTAAPYHLSTALVSSVYVVYLAGVLVSPVAGRLAARVPSRALIAAGFVVAGAGVALTLARPLALVVLGLVVLCLGMFTAQAVAPAFVNRTAREAKGGASALYLTFYYLGGTLGSVLPGHAWQRAGWPGVAASCGGALGAGLLADLLLCRRK
- a CDS encoding AMP-binding protein; protein product: MSVPSYLNGASTLPLLGETIGENLRRTAERVPEAEALVVPFQQRRFTYRQLWEETGLIARALMYRGVKKGDRVGIWAQNRFEWVVVQYASARIGAVLVNVNPAYREHELEYVVKQSELSTLLCSRSFRNADYLAMVRAVRLKVDTLRQVIVIDDEWGSLRADALRLSEEELARREKELQFDDPINIQYTSGTTGFPKGATLSHHNILNNGFFIGETLRYTERDRVCIPVPFYHCFGMVLANMACTTHGAAMVLPGESFDPATVMRTVQQERCTALYGVPTMFIAELDHPEFRSFDFSSLRTGIMAGSPCPVEVMKRVQKDMNMREVTICYGMTETSPVSTQSRPDDPLEKRVSTVGTIHPHTEIKIVDPATGKIVPRGVPGELCTRGYSVMLGYWNNPGATREAIDQARWMHTGDLATIDEDGYVKIVGRIKDMVLRGGENIFPREVEEFLYTLPAVADVQVIGVPDAKYGEELMAWVKLRPGYQATGEELRAFCKGKIATYKIPRYWKFCDGFPMTVTGKIQKYKMRELAIEELGLQQAASIETA
- a CDS encoding 4Fe-4S binding protein, with product MQTPPPDMTDVNPTAAATEPDSAHPQADTASAAVAPPPAKKKPVRRKGDRAQVLRRAVQLAFLALNVWIGVQFYLFVRFFETGGASTWATRPAGVEGWLPIAGLMNLKALLLTGSMPELYPAGLVLFLAFLAISIVFRKAFCSWLCPVGTLSEALWKAGRRLLGRSFLLPRWLDLPLRGLKYLLLAFFLKTVFVDMPLFAVQAFFQNPYGLTLDLRMLDFFRHMGGTAAAVVGALAVASLLVPNFWCRYACPYGAFMGLAGWLSPLRIRRDPDPCIDCGKCAKVCPSRLPVDVKLNVLSPECTGCLECVSACPVQGALDLAAPVRRRVPAWVVAAGVAGLFLAFVGVAKLTGHWDGALPAEAWWDLVRTSAGAAHP
- a CDS encoding pyruvate carboxylase, with protein sequence MTARFRKVLAANRGEIATRIFRACTELGIGTVAIYSEEDRLALHRYKADEAWLVGKGKKPIDAYLGIEEIVALAKEKEVDAIHPGYGFLSENPDFADACEVAGIAFIGPTGEMQRRLGDKVAGRKAATAAGVPVVPGTPEPITREEEALRFAAQHGYPIIVKAAAGGGGRGMRVARDARELAEGLEAARREAAAAFGNPAVFLERYLDRPKHIEVQVLGDHHGNLVHLFERDCSVQRRHQKVVEFAPSLALDEPTRPALCEAALRIARSVGYRSAGTVEFLLDGQGRWYFIEMNPRIQVEHTVTEMITGRNLVQAQILIAEGKRLSDPEIDIPDQAAVQRRGYAIQCRITTEDPQNGFAPDLGTLKAYRSPGGCGVRLDAGSAYTGAQITPHYDSLLVKLSTWGLTFPAAAAVMHRSLIEFRVRGVKTNIPFLENTVTHPDFLAGRCDTSFIDQHPELLTVKGRQDRGSKLLAFLGDVTVNGSPGVARKLESAALREPPLPKVDLTRPPPQGTRDVLRAEGPEGLARWVKAQGRLLLTDTTMRDAHQSLLATRMRSYDLLRAAPATARLEAGLFSLELWGGATFDVAMRFLREDPWDRLRRLRAAIPHVLFQMLLRGSNAVGYTNYPDNVVRRFVEQAAASGVDVFRVFDSLNWTRGMTVAAEAVRRSGAVLEAAVCYTGDLTDPKRDKYPLGYYVGLAKELERMGAHLLAIKDMAGLLKPLAARKLVRALREEVGLPIHLHTHDTSGNGGATLLEAAAAGVHVVDAALSPLSGVTSQPSLEALVAALAGSERDPGLDLRGLESLAAYWEAVREHYAPFESGLKSGTTEVYRHEIPGGQYSNFRPQVAGLGLLDRWEECKEMYRKVNLLFGDIVKVTPSSKVVGDMAMFLVKNDLDVSDVVPRAAELTFPESVVGMMKGMLGQPHGGFPPEVQQAILKGQEPITCRPGELLPPADLEAARAEGEARVGEKLDDEQLLSYLLYPQVHPELVRHRQAFSDTSVVPTPIFFYGLAPGQETSIEIEPGKTLIVKLTNVGPLQKDGTRELYFELNGEQRAVTVPDASAAVKGEARVKAARGDPRQVGAPMPGKVVKLAVKPGDAVKAGDLLLVTEAMKMETSVKARADGKVAEVRVKEGGRVEKEDLLVTFA